In Nitrosospira briensis C-128, a genomic segment contains:
- the uca gene encoding urea carboxylase — protein MFKKVLIANRGAIACRIIRTLRRIGVKSVAVYTDADALSQHVIEADEAYCIGNGVAAESYLRADKILEVAAHSGAKAIHPGYGFLSEKADFAEQCAAHGICFIGPTPQQMRAFGLKHTARELALQNQVPLLPGTGLLEDLEDARRQAAHIGYPVMLKSTAGGGGIGMRLCWNGEELSAAYESVKYLAQNNFKDAGLFLEKYVENARHIEVQIFGDGKGGVIALGERDCSMQRRNQKVIEETPAPHLPSRVRQALLDAAVRLGKTVNYQSAGTVEYIFDASTSEFYFLEVNTRLQVEHGVTEEVTGIDLVEWMVRQAAGELPSLDSFHIEPRGVSIQVRVYAENPAKDFQPSCGTLTSAEFPPASVARVETWVERGVEVSPFYDPMLAKIIVHAADREQAIARLLAALDATALNGIETNVGYLKQILRGAVFHGGQHTTSFLNGFRYSAHTVDVMSPGVQTTVQDYPGRTGYWNIGVPLSGPMDGLAFRLANRLVANAEDKAGLEITLAGPTLRFNCDSMIAVCGAPMEVRLDGEPLTFWRSYPVKAGAILQFGKLVGNGCRAYLAVQGGFQVPDYLGSKSTFTLGQFGGHAGRTLLTGDVLHIVAADASDTSDHDDTRARANGAGNLLPEELVPHYSDKWEIDVLYGPHGAPDFFTEEDIRILFAVDWEVHYNSSRSGVRLIGPKPKWARSDGGEAGLHPSNIHDNAYAIGTVDFTGDMPVILGPDGPSLGGFVCPVTIIQAELWKMGQLKPGDSVRFRRVSMDEALALEKLQDTTIENLRVPKPILPEIERKTPATAAATTTTPILHAIPQTAQQIQVVYRQAGDKNLLVEYGPPELDLNLRFRAHALMEWVQSALDNGSLKGILDLTPGIRTLQIHFDSRLLARDKLLDSLIAAEKKLPDIEHLEIPTRIVHLPLSWDDAATRLAIDKYMQSVRSDAPWCPSNIEFIRRINGLDSIEEVQRILFEASYLVMGLGDVYLGAPVATPVDPRHRLVTTKYNPARTWTPENAVGIGGAYLCIYGMEGPGGYQFVGRTVQMWNRYRQTADFKDGKPWLLRFFDQIRFYPVSESELLKLRRDFITGHFKLRVEENRFSLKQYNAFLQENAASISAFKAKQQAAFEAERERWDAEGKVEYVSEITLEEADAQSELDLPDGAHAISSHVTGTVWKLLVEERQHVEAGTPVLIVESMKMEFAVEAIVSGTIGQLFCKVGGHVSAGQLLLVIQED, from the coding sequence ATGTTTAAGAAGGTATTGATAGCTAATCGCGGCGCCATCGCCTGCCGCATCATCCGTACACTGCGTCGAATCGGTGTGAAAAGCGTGGCGGTCTATACGGATGCCGATGCGCTGTCGCAGCATGTGATAGAAGCCGATGAAGCATACTGTATCGGTAATGGCGTCGCTGCAGAAAGCTATCTGCGTGCCGACAAGATTCTGGAGGTTGCCGCACACTCGGGCGCCAAGGCTATTCATCCTGGCTATGGTTTCCTCAGTGAAAAGGCGGACTTTGCCGAGCAATGCGCTGCGCATGGCATTTGTTTCATCGGCCCCACCCCGCAGCAGATGCGTGCGTTCGGGCTGAAACATACGGCACGGGAACTGGCTTTGCAGAACCAGGTGCCGCTGCTGCCGGGAACCGGTCTTTTGGAAGACCTGGAAGATGCACGCCGTCAGGCGGCCCACATCGGTTATCCAGTCATGCTGAAAAGTACCGCGGGAGGGGGCGGTATCGGCATGCGGTTGTGCTGGAACGGGGAAGAGTTGAGTGCCGCCTACGAATCGGTGAAATACCTGGCGCAAAATAATTTCAAGGATGCGGGTCTGTTCCTGGAAAAATATGTGGAGAATGCTCGCCATATCGAAGTCCAGATTTTTGGCGACGGTAAGGGCGGGGTCATCGCGCTGGGCGAACGTGACTGTTCCATGCAGCGGCGCAACCAGAAGGTGATCGAAGAAACGCCCGCACCCCACTTGCCTTCGCGTGTACGCCAGGCGCTACTGGATGCGGCGGTACGGTTGGGTAAAACGGTCAACTACCAGTCGGCGGGTACGGTGGAATATATTTTCGATGCCTCCACCAGCGAATTTTATTTCCTTGAGGTAAATACCCGGTTGCAGGTCGAGCATGGCGTGACAGAGGAGGTGACCGGTATCGACCTGGTGGAGTGGATGGTTCGGCAGGCTGCCGGAGAGTTGCCGTCCCTGGATTCGTTCCATATCGAACCACGGGGCGTGTCAATCCAAGTGCGGGTATACGCCGAGAACCCCGCGAAGGATTTTCAGCCATCCTGCGGTACGCTCACCTCGGCGGAGTTCCCGCCCGCGTCTGTGGCGCGGGTTGAAACCTGGGTGGAACGCGGCGTCGAGGTCTCGCCGTTCTATGACCCGATGCTGGCGAAAATAATCGTGCACGCGGCAGACCGTGAGCAAGCCATCGCCAGACTCCTGGCCGCATTGGACGCTACCGCGCTGAATGGCATTGAAACCAACGTGGGTTATCTCAAGCAGATCCTGCGCGGCGCGGTGTTTCACGGCGGACAGCACACGACGAGCTTCCTGAATGGTTTCCGTTATTCTGCTCATACCGTCGATGTGATGAGCCCTGGCGTACAGACCACGGTGCAGGATTACCCAGGCCGAACGGGCTACTGGAATATCGGCGTGCCGCTATCCGGCCCGATGGATGGGTTGGCCTTCCGCTTGGCCAATCGGCTGGTTGCAAACGCCGAAGATAAGGCCGGGCTTGAGATCACCCTGGCTGGCCCGACACTGCGTTTCAACTGCGACTCTATGATTGCGGTGTGCGGCGCACCGATGGAGGTGCGCCTGGATGGCGAGCCGCTGACCTTTTGGCGATCGTATCCAGTCAAGGCGGGTGCAATATTACAATTCGGAAAGCTCGTGGGCAATGGCTGCCGCGCCTATCTGGCGGTTCAGGGCGGTTTCCAGGTTCCTGACTATCTGGGCAGCAAATCCACCTTCACCCTCGGACAGTTTGGCGGCCATGCTGGTCGGACTCTGCTTACCGGCGATGTGCTGCATATCGTTGCGGCCGATGCCAGTGATACTTCAGACCATGATGACACCCGCGCCCGTGCGAACGGTGCTGGAAACCTGTTACCGGAGGAGCTGGTTCCTCATTACAGTGATAAATGGGAAATCGACGTGCTTTATGGCCCGCACGGAGCGCCGGATTTTTTTACCGAAGAGGACATTCGGATACTCTTCGCTGTTGACTGGGAGGTTCACTACAATTCAAGTCGCAGCGGCGTACGCCTGATCGGTCCCAAACCAAAATGGGCTCGAAGCGATGGCGGCGAAGCGGGGCTGCATCCGTCCAACATCCATGACAATGCATATGCTATCGGCACGGTGGACTTTACTGGCGATATGCCCGTGATTCTCGGCCCGGATGGTCCAAGCCTGGGCGGGTTTGTCTGTCCCGTTACGATAATTCAGGCTGAATTGTGGAAAATGGGCCAGCTCAAGCCGGGCGATAGTGTCCGTTTCCGCCGGGTTTCAATGGACGAGGCGCTTGCACTCGAAAAATTGCAGGATACCACCATCGAAAACCTCCGGGTGCCGAAGCCCATTCTGCCGGAAATCGAACGGAAAACACCGGCCACGGCAGCGGCGACAACAACGACACCCATTCTCCACGCTATCCCGCAGACTGCCCAGCAGATACAGGTAGTATATCGCCAGGCGGGAGACAAGAACCTGCTGGTTGAATATGGTCCGCCTGAACTCGATCTCAATCTGCGCTTCCGTGCCCATGCTCTCATGGAGTGGGTACAGTCTGCCCTCGATAACGGCAGCCTGAAAGGCATCCTGGATCTGACGCCCGGCATCCGGACTTTGCAAATCCATTTCGATTCACGCCTGCTGGCGCGGGATAAGCTGCTGGATTCTTTGATTGCAGCGGAAAAGAAGCTGCCGGACATCGAACACCTGGAGATTCCCACACGTATCGTGCATTTGCCGTTGTCATGGGATGACGCGGCAACGCGGTTGGCGATCGATAAATACATGCAATCCGTGCGAAGCGACGCGCCATGGTGCCCGAGCAATATCGAATTCATTCGCCGGATAAACGGACTGGACAGCATCGAGGAAGTGCAGCGCATCCTGTTCGAGGCGAGCTACCTGGTGATGGGGTTGGGCGACGTGTACCTGGGTGCGCCGGTCGCGACCCCGGTCGATCCCCGCCACCGTCTGGTCACTACGAAGTATAACCCTGCCCGTACCTGGACACCTGAAAATGCGGTAGGCATAGGCGGGGCGTATCTATGCATATATGGCATGGAAGGTCCTGGCGGTTACCAGTTTGTTGGGCGCACCGTACAGATGTGGAATCGCTATCGTCAGACCGCTGATTTCAAGGATGGCAAACCCTGGCTGCTGCGATTCTTCGATCAGATCAGATTCTATCCAGTGAGCGAGAGCGAGTTGCTCAAGCTGCGCCGCGATTTCATCACTGGACACTTCAAGCTGCGCGTGGAAGAAAACCGGTTCAGTTTGAAACAATATAATGCCTTTCTGCAAGAGAATGCGGCGTCGATCAGCGCTTTCAAGGCAAAACAGCAAGCTGCGTTTGAAGCCGAGCGCGAACGCTGGGATGCCGAGGGCAAGGTTGAGTATGTGAGCGAGATTACCCTTGAGGAAGCCGATGCGCAAAGCGAACTGGACCTTCCGGATGGGGCGCATGCGATCAGCTCGCATGTGACCGGCACGGTATGGAAACTGCTCGTCGAGGAGAGGCAACATGTCGAAGCGGGAACGCCGGTTCTTATCGTTGAATCGATGAAAATGGAGTTTGCCGTGGAAGCGATAGTGAGCGGCACGATTGGTCAGCTTTTCTGCAAGGTAGGCGGACATGTGTCCGCCGGCCAGTTGCTGCTGGTGATTCAGGAGGATTAA
- a CDS encoding urea amidolyase associated protein UAAP2 — translation MSKKQFVESRLDPETATVDEVCPAGEPWVRLLTEKQVFRIVDLGGNQAVDTLFYNASHAFERYSATDTIRRQKQLYLTTGSKLYSNFGNVMLSIVADTCGRHDTIGGACAAESNTVRYGLEKFPMHSCRDNFLHALAHEPVCEHLDMSKRDLPSNINFFMNVPVSEAGGLEFADGMSAPFKYVEMRAEMDVIVLISNCPQLNNPCNAYNPTPIRLLIWDDPEDMSFD, via the coding sequence ATGAGCAAGAAGCAATTTGTGGAAAGCAGGCTTGATCCCGAAACGGCAACGGTGGACGAAGTCTGCCCGGCGGGTGAGCCCTGGGTCAGACTGCTGACGGAGAAACAGGTATTTCGCATTGTCGATCTGGGGGGTAACCAGGCGGTCGACACATTGTTCTACAACGCATCCCACGCCTTTGAGCGATACAGCGCAACCGATACCATCCGCCGCCAGAAGCAGCTCTATCTGACCACCGGCAGCAAGCTGTATTCCAACTTCGGCAATGTCATGCTCAGCATCGTGGCAGACACATGCGGACGGCATGACACCATAGGCGGGGCCTGCGCCGCGGAGAGCAATACGGTTCGGTATGGGCTGGAAAAATTTCCAATGCACAGTTGCCGCGACAACTTTCTGCATGCGCTGGCCCATGAACCGGTCTGTGAGCATCTCGACATGAGCAAGCGCGACCTGCCCAGCAACATCAATTTCTTCATGAACGTACCCGTGTCGGAGGCCGGCGGCCTGGAGTTTGCAGATGGCATGTCCGCCCCATTCAAATATGTGGAAATGAGAGCTGAAATGGATGTGATCGTGCTGATTTCGAATTGTCCGCAACTGAACAATCCGTGCAACGCCTACAACCCTACACCGATCCGTCTCCTGATCTGGGACGATCCCGAAGACATGTCGTTTGATTAA
- a CDS encoding urea amidolyase associated protein UAAP1 → MNQSDALIWEQHIPGGCHWSGIVRRGTTLRLVDVIGRANAAVLFFNQEEKLERYNMADTLKTQHTFRLTKGHACHSDMGRIFCCITEDTAGWHDTVCGMSDAESIRQKYGTARFEERRNEMFRNGLDGMLIELGKWGLGIRDVVSNINFFSKVTANSSGELAFHPGSSKAGDHVDLSFEMDTLMVLSTAPHPLDSSKTYQPGAVDLAAFVTPPSVIAVCTRIAENARALLNTRNLYACHGGAA, encoded by the coding sequence ATGAACCAATCGGATGCATTGATTTGGGAACAGCACATCCCCGGCGGGTGCCACTGGTCTGGCATTGTGCGTCGGGGTACGACACTACGCCTGGTGGATGTGATAGGACGAGCCAATGCCGCCGTACTATTTTTTAATCAGGAGGAAAAACTGGAACGTTACAACATGGCCGATACACTCAAAACCCAACATACGTTCCGTTTGACCAAGGGACATGCGTGCCATTCAGATATGGGCCGTATTTTCTGCTGCATTACCGAAGATACCGCCGGGTGGCACGACACTGTGTGCGGCATGAGCGATGCCGAATCGATACGCCAGAAATATGGTACGGCGCGGTTCGAAGAGCGCCGTAACGAGATGTTTCGCAACGGGCTGGATGGCATGCTGATCGAATTGGGAAAATGGGGGCTGGGCATACGTGATGTCGTATCCAATATCAATTTCTTCAGTAAGGTAACCGCCAATTCATCCGGTGAGCTGGCGTTCCATCCCGGCAGCAGCAAGGCGGGAGATCATGTGGATCTGAGTTTCGAAATGGATACGCTGATGGTGTTATCCACTGCGCCACACCCGCTTGATTCGTCAAAAACCTATCAGCCCGGAGCGGTCGATCTGGCAGCATTTGTGACACCGCCGTCGGTAATAGCGGTCTGCACTCGCATTGCCGAGAACGCGCGCGCACTGCTGAATACCCGGAATTTATACGCTTGTCATGGAGGTGCGGCATGA
- a CDS encoding APC family permease, with protein MSMRGNRYTPPPAATVAAAAPVIDDKLHRSMSVWSSLILGFAVVSPVVGLYAIIGVQTVVTGGGWFGALILCLVMQLLVATVYAELSSQFPIAGGAYKWAHQLGGVITGKYAGVIYVSSTVAMLTTTAYTGGVWLSLFVGSESETGLGLVVWGAVFLLLCTLINLAHINIFKLIISLGVYAEMIGSVGVALLLFLFFRQHSFSELFQHLGTGTAPDEISAFLAALAIAGWAFIGFDACSTIAEETHDPKRMVPRAVFFSLCMVGSVVLFNSAALTLAFDRDTLIASATSDPITPVIIASFGAWAAKPFLGIVMIAFLACGASVVKYTSRIIYSMAREGNMPAVLSRLAPDKTPRNAVICTVSMSALGLLFGLNDGAVATVIAFGTGGLYAMFSMTTGVGLYARLSGRWNPALGELKLGIWGLLINSVAFAWSVFEFVNIAWPRAYAVAPNAPWWQLWAVPLVLSVILGITTLHILMSRTQQKGFEKKMLSK; from the coding sequence ATGTCAATGAGGGGGAACCGGTATACGCCTCCCCCTGCTGCTACCGTTGCTGCAGCGGCGCCCGTCATCGACGATAAACTCCACCGTAGCATGAGTGTCTGGAGTAGCCTCATCCTCGGCTTCGCCGTTGTTTCGCCGGTAGTGGGCCTGTATGCCATCATTGGTGTACAGACCGTCGTGACAGGCGGTGGCTGGTTTGGCGCACTGATACTCTGCCTCGTGATGCAATTGCTTGTAGCCACCGTCTACGCAGAGCTTTCCTCGCAGTTTCCAATCGCCGGTGGCGCTTACAAATGGGCGCATCAGCTCGGTGGTGTCATCACCGGTAAATATGCTGGCGTGATATACGTCAGCTCCACGGTTGCGATGCTGACCACAACCGCCTATACCGGGGGAGTCTGGCTTTCCCTCTTCGTCGGATCAGAGAGTGAAACAGGGCTTGGGCTGGTGGTGTGGGGCGCAGTATTTCTATTGCTCTGCACGCTGATCAACTTGGCGCACATCAATATTTTCAAGCTGATCATTTCACTGGGCGTTTATGCGGAGATGATCGGGTCCGTGGGTGTCGCTCTGCTGCTATTTCTCTTTTTTCGGCAGCATTCATTTTCGGAGTTGTTTCAGCATTTGGGCACGGGCACTGCGCCCGATGAGATCAGCGCCTTTCTGGCGGCACTTGCCATCGCGGGCTGGGCGTTTATCGGTTTTGATGCCTGTTCCACTATCGCCGAAGAAACGCATGATCCCAAGCGCATGGTGCCGCGCGCGGTCTTCTTTTCGCTATGTATGGTGGGGTCAGTCGTGCTGTTCAATTCCGCGGCGCTGACGCTGGCTTTCGATCGCGATACGCTCATTGCCAGCGCGACGTCCGACCCGATCACGCCCGTGATCATCGCCAGCTTCGGCGCATGGGCGGCAAAGCCGTTCCTGGGTATTGTCATGATCGCCTTTCTGGCCTGCGGGGCATCTGTGGTGAAGTACACGTCGCGCATCATTTATTCGATGGCCCGCGAAGGCAATATGCCCGCCGTGTTAAGCCGGTTGGCGCCCGACAAGACGCCGCGCAATGCGGTGATATGCACGGTATCGATGTCTGCGCTTGGGTTGCTGTTCGGGTTGAATGATGGCGCCGTGGCTACGGTGATTGCGTTCGGTACGGGGGGACTCTACGCCATGTTTTCCATGACCACCGGGGTTGGGTTGTACGCCCGGCTCTCCGGCCGCTGGAACCCGGCTCTCGGTGAGCTCAAGCTTGGCATCTGGGGCTTGCTGATCAACTCGGTAGCCTTTGCCTGGTCGGTATTTGAATTCGTCAACATTGCCTGGCCGCGTGCCTACGCAGTTGCTCCGAATGCACCCTGGTGGCAGCTCTGGGCGGTGCCTCTGGTGTTGAGCGTTATCCTGGGGATAACGACTCTTCATATCCTGATGTCCCGAACGCAGCAAAAAGGCTTTGAAAAAAAGATGTTATCCAAATGA
- a CDS encoding O-methyltransferase — MQSPTVSNPIVLAPVNPAIEKYMRSLVSQTDHPVLAEMEAEAEKNNFPIVGRLVGIFLETLAKTVNAKRIFEFGSGYGYSAYWFAKAAGVDGRVICTDGDPLNKEKAEQYLESADLAQRIDFRVGTAQETFAQTEGIFDICYNDADKGDYPQIWRMAKDRIRPGGLYIADNVLWHGRVALEHYVDIVPGWTEAILEHNSLIFDDPEFDAFINPTRDGVVVARKKAM, encoded by the coding sequence ATGCAATCTCCTACCGTTTCAAATCCCATCGTATTAGCCCCGGTTAATCCGGCAATTGAAAAATACATGCGCAGCCTGGTCAGCCAGACCGATCATCCGGTTCTGGCTGAAATGGAAGCTGAAGCGGAGAAAAACAACTTTCCTATCGTAGGCCGCCTGGTGGGCATTTTTCTGGAAACCCTGGCAAAGACTGTCAATGCGAAACGCATATTCGAATTCGGCAGCGGCTATGGTTATTCCGCCTATTGGTTTGCCAAGGCAGCGGGTGTAGATGGACGAGTGATTTGTACCGATGGAGATCCTCTCAACAAAGAGAAGGCCGAGCAATATCTCGAGTCTGCGGATTTAGCGCAGAGAATCGATTTCCGTGTTGGAACCGCGCAGGAGACGTTCGCGCAGACCGAAGGAATATTCGATATCTGCTACAACGACGCTGACAAGGGCGATTATCCCCAGATCTGGCGTATGGCTAAAGACCGGATTCGCCCCGGCGGTCTTTACATCGCTGATAACGTACTTTGGCATGGAAGGGTGGCGCTGGAGCATTATGTCGATATTGTTCCCGGCTGGACGGAAGCCATTCTTGAGCACAATTCGCTCATCTTTGACGATCCCGAGTTTGATGCTTTTATAAATCCAACCCGTGATGGAGTCGTCGTTGCGCGTAAAAAAGCGATGTGA
- the rnk gene encoding nucleoside diphosphate kinase regulator yields the protein MNSRPQVVLTSQDLDRLEALLETLPANAFPAKELRAELDRSEIVEPEQIPPSVVTMNSTVRFSIDSSGEDFCLTLVYPKDVDGSGDKISILAPVGSALLGLSTGDEIEWPRPGGGMIKVRIVEIVYQPEREGKFYR from the coding sequence ATGAATAGCAGACCGCAAGTTGTACTAACGTCTCAGGATCTGGACCGGCTTGAAGCTTTGCTCGAGACCCTTCCAGCCAACGCTTTTCCCGCCAAGGAATTGCGCGCCGAGCTTGATCGCTCCGAAATCGTCGAGCCCGAGCAGATACCGCCATCCGTGGTAACCATGAATTCAACCGTGCGCTTCAGTATCGATTCCTCCGGCGAGGACTTCTGCCTGACTCTGGTCTATCCCAAAGACGTTGACGGCTCCGGCGACAAGATATCCATCCTAGCCCCAGTAGGCAGTGCCCTCCTGGGCCTCTCCACCGGGGATGAAATAGAGTGGCCTCGGCCAGGTGGAGGCATGATAAAGGTACGGATAGTGGAAATCGTCTACCAACCGGAACGCGAAGGAAAATTCTACCGCTAG
- a CDS encoding alginate export family protein codes for MLSILSTPLTRMPLLKFCLGASALSLTLQVWAADSTSAGNTATATASASATSAGLTTTALFDWSKVPPVTAPSRPGLFSIAPSGPGYYSLLNHATGNQRQAPPVSPYAPYALMTTPAFDIDFRYLEKPGHEKDLFDPIKRIHIGNDFLLSFGGSFWYRYMRESDVRLTSANDNYHLIRSRFHADFWYQDRVRLFAEFLDARSFGQGLTPLATDVNHTDMLNLFADIKIASIKDGAAYLRVGRQELLYGSQRLISTLDWVNTRRTFQGVKGFWRTPTFDLDAFWVRPMDTERDAFDNWDTKREFFGLWGTYKPMKGQLADFYFLSLADNRNMAIGRNNARGNSIVHTLGSRVAGDYNRFLYELEGMYQFGQYSNQDISAFAVASGAGYHFKEMPMNPQFWLRYDFASGDNNLTDGSRNTFNQLFPFGNYYLGWIDRVGRQNIHDFNAQINLHPQPWATFTAQYHRFYLANKRDFLYNAAGAATLRDPTGRSGSYVGDEIDFRLNVHVDRHQDVLVGYSKLFAGNFLKARAPGVSPGLFYVQYNFRF; via the coding sequence ATGCTTTCCATTCTATCCACACCACTCACACGCATGCCGCTATTGAAATTCTGCCTCGGCGCAAGCGCGCTGAGTTTGACACTTCAAGTGTGGGCGGCAGATTCCACATCGGCCGGTAATACGGCAACGGCTACTGCATCAGCTTCGGCGACTTCGGCGGGCTTAACTACCACCGCCTTATTCGACTGGTCGAAAGTTCCTCCTGTCACCGCTCCGTCGCGTCCCGGCCTGTTCTCGATAGCGCCATCCGGGCCGGGATATTACTCGCTCCTGAATCATGCCACCGGCAATCAACGCCAAGCTCCGCCGGTTTCGCCTTACGCACCCTATGCGCTCATGACCACACCGGCCTTTGATATCGATTTCCGTTACCTGGAAAAACCAGGGCATGAAAAGGATCTCTTCGACCCCATCAAGCGCATCCACATCGGCAATGACTTTCTGCTGTCTTTTGGAGGCAGCTTCTGGTACCGGTACATGCGGGAATCCGATGTCCGGCTGACTTCCGCAAATGATAATTACCATTTGATACGCAGCCGATTCCATGCCGATTTCTGGTATCAGGACCGGGTCCGGCTATTTGCCGAGTTTCTGGATGCACGCAGCTTCGGCCAGGGCCTGACGCCACTTGCCACGGATGTCAACCATACGGACATGCTGAATCTTTTTGCGGATATCAAGATTGCCAGCATCAAGGACGGGGCGGCTTATCTGCGTGTCGGCCGCCAGGAATTGCTCTATGGCTCGCAGAGGCTGATCTCCACGCTGGACTGGGTTAATACGCGGCGTACATTTCAAGGTGTGAAGGGCTTCTGGCGAACCCCGACATTCGATCTGGACGCGTTCTGGGTACGCCCGATGGATACGGAAAGAGATGCATTCGATAACTGGGACACGAAGCGTGAATTCTTCGGCTTGTGGGGAACGTACAAGCCCATGAAAGGCCAACTGGCCGATTTTTATTTCCTGAGCCTGGCCGACAACCGGAATATGGCAATCGGAAGAAATAACGCGAGAGGCAATTCAATTGTGCATACCCTCGGCAGCCGCGTTGCAGGTGACTACAACCGTTTTCTGTACGAGTTGGAAGGCATGTACCAGTTCGGTCAGTATTCCAATCAGGACATCTCGGCCTTTGCCGTCGCGTCCGGTGCCGGCTATCACTTCAAGGAAATGCCGATGAATCCCCAGTTCTGGCTGCGCTACGACTTTGCCTCCGGGGACAATAACTTGACTGACGGCAGCCGCAACACGTTCAATCAGCTCTTCCCCTTCGGAAACTATTACCTGGGTTGGATCGATCGCGTTGGCAGGCAGAATATTCACGATTTCAATGCCCAGATCAATCTTCATCCCCAGCCATGGGCAACTTTCACAGCCCAGTATCATCGGTTCTATCTGGCAAACAAGCGCGACTTTCTATACAACGCCGCAGGCGCCGCTACCTTGAGAGATCCCACAGGCCGATCAGGCAGCTATGTCGGTGATGAAATTGACTTCCGTCTCAATGTTCACGTCGATCGACACCAGGACGTCCTGGTGGGGTATTCGAAGTTATTTGCAGGAAATTTTTTGAAGGCAAGGGCACCGGGCGTTTCACCGGGCCTCTTCTATGTTCAGTACAACTTCCGTTTCTAA
- a CDS encoding adenine phosphoribosyltransferase, translating to MQIKSHIRTIAHYPHEGIMFRDITTLLKDPVGLRATIQEIAARHKNVKIDKVAGIESRGFIIGAPIAYELGIGFVPVRKKGKLPAETRGRDYQLEYGSDRIEIHVDAIQKGDRVLLVDDLIATGGTAEAAAKLIEEMGGEVVECCFVIDLPDIGGRSRLENQGLKVFALCEFEGD from the coding sequence ATGCAAATTAAATCCCACATTCGTACTATCGCGCATTATCCTCATGAAGGCATCATGTTTCGGGATATCACTACGCTGTTGAAAGACCCGGTGGGTTTGCGCGCCACCATTCAGGAAATAGCTGCGCGTCATAAAAACGTGAAGATCGACAAGGTTGCCGGGATCGAGTCGCGAGGTTTCATCATCGGGGCACCGATTGCTTATGAGCTTGGCATAGGCTTTGTGCCAGTACGAAAGAAAGGCAAGCTGCCTGCTGAAACACGTGGCCGCGATTATCAGTTGGAATACGGGAGCGATCGCATCGAGATTCATGTGGATGCGATTCAGAAAGGCGATCGGGTGTTGCTCGTGGATGATCTCATTGCGACCGGTGGAACGGCAGAGGCCGCCGCCAAGCTGATTGAGGAAATGGGTGGCGAAGTGGTAGAGTGCTGTTTCGTTATCGACCTGCCGGACATCGGTGGCAGGTCACGTCTGGAAAACCAGGGGCTGAAGGTATTTGCCCTATGTGAGTTTGAGGGTGACTGA